Proteins encoded by one window of Haliotis asinina isolate JCU_RB_2024 chromosome 6, JCU_Hal_asi_v2, whole genome shotgun sequence:
- the LOC137287696 gene encoding anoctamin-7-like yields the protein MAEMQKLIKADLVLRISNPEKQKSHIECLKAQGFSVDLVADIVSDTQYVLLRCSFVGLCREAERMKLQMPLKNELAEKLESTCLSIETFLDDHLATDNEDDFISAPFVHCKGDKFHGFDNEHTFFRPSLRSLLVTVPLKGCLIPHAITLGASYSDNRSSSTSRNHSNRKTEVHNTSTKDNIAYSNDYEEYTDMEQKIKMKLSELMNFIQLTFDNDATPFFAMLVCIWGTLFLEFWKRKSATLAFEWDVKDLQVTEPDRPDYNEPDTSFLYVQVVVVVASVVGVVIYKITLRIDVCPGYNDQECLILTTVMSSFLNAISITILGKLYKYVAVWLTEKENHKSQSQHDDALIMKLFAFQFANSYSSCFYIAFMLERVDMSVVIGRGGNYRDTCLGTCMSQLTFQVIALMVAKSVIKFILDVVRPLVKQCYRWCKSNMTGPKQCETDIGTILRKEWEKPELDDFTLGEYTEKVIQYGYLMLFAASFPLAPLVAMVMNIVDLRVDGKRMLHVYRRPLAYVAKDIGIWYSILTFLNFVAVISNAYLVAFTSSWAQGCDLLAKVIIAVVFEHIVFVLKYILAFMIPDVPSSVNEAIRKEKDVHQRVFQSDNDGVEENTSSV from the exons ATGGCAGAAATGCAAAAGCTAATAAAGGCAGACTTGGTGCTTCGTATTTCTAACCCAGAAAAGCAAAAATCCCACATTGAGTGTTTAAAAGCCCAAGGGTTCAGTGTGGACTTGGTCGCGGACATAGTCTCCGACACCCAATATGTCCTGCTCCGCTGTAGCTTCGTGGGACTCTGCAGGGAAGCTGAGAGGATGAAGCTCCAGATGCCTCTAAAGAAT gAGCTGGCGGAAAAGTTGGAGTCAACCTGCCTGTCCATTGAGACATTCCTTGACGATCACCTTGCAACAGACAATGAAG ACGACTTCATCAGCGCGCCATTCGTACACTGCAAGGGGGACAAATTCCATGGCTTTGACAACGAACACACTTTCTTCAGGCCATCATTAAGATCTTTACTTGTGA CGGTACCCCTGAAAGGCTGCCTTATCCCCCACGCAATCACACTCGGAGCGTCATACAGCGACAACAGAAGTTCCAGTACTTCCAGGAACCATTCCAATCGCAAAACCGAAGTCCACAATACCAGCACTAAGGACAATATTGCCTATAGCAACGACTACGAGGAATACACTGACATGGAGCAAAA GatcaaaatgaaattatctgAACTGATGAACTTTATTCAATTAACATTCGACAATGACGCCACCCCATTCTTCGCAATGCTGGTATGTATTTGGG GCACACTCTTCTTGGAGTTCTGGAAGAGGAAGTCGGCCACGCTTGCCTTCGAGTGGGACGTGAAGGATTTGCAGGTCACCGAGCCTGACAGGCCTGACTACAACGAACCTGATACTTCA TTTCTGTATGTGCAGGTCGTCGTGGTGGTGGCGAGTGTTGTCGGTGTGGTTATCTACAAAATCACTTTAAGGATAGACGTATGTCCGGGCTACAACGACCAGGAGTGTCTCATCCTCACAACTGTAATGTCATCGTTCCTCAACGCTATCTCCATCACGATTCTGGGGAAG CTGTACAAATATGTTGCCGTCTGGCTGACCGAAAAAG AGAATCACAAGAGTCAGTCACAGCATGACGACGCGCTAATAATGAAGCTGTTTGCATTCCAGTTTGCTAATAGTTACTCCTCCTGTTTCTACATCGCTTTCATGTTAGAG AGGGTAGACATGTCAGTTGTGATTGGTCGAGGCGGGAACTACAGGGACACCTGTCTAGGAACGTGTATGTCCCAGCTGACCTTCCAAGTCATCGCTCTGATGGTAGCCAAGTCCGTCATCAAGTTTATCCTTGATGTCGTTCGACC TTTAGTAAAACAGTGCTATAGATGGTGCAAGTCCAACATGACCGGACCGAAACAGTGTGAGACAGATATTGGCACCATCTTACGTAAAGAGTGGGAGAAACCCGAGCTGGATGACTTCACACTAGGGGAATACACAGAGAAAGTGATACAGTACGGATACCTGATG CTGTTCGCGGCGTCCTTCCCCTTGGCTCCGTTGGTTGCCATGGTGATGAACATCGTGGATCTCCGTGTAGACGGCAAGAGGATGCTTCACGTCTACAGAAGGCCACTTGCCTATGTTGCCAAAGATATTG GTATATGGTACTCCATCCTGACCTTCCTCAACTTCGTTGCTGTCATCTCCAACGCCTACCTTGTGGCCTTCACCTCCTCGTGGGCCCAAGGTTGTGACCTGCTGGCGAAGGTCATCATTGCCGTCGTGTTTGAG CACATAGTGTTTGTGTTGAAGTACATTCTGGCCTTTATGATCCCGGACGTGCCGTCCAGTGTCAACGAGGCGATACGTAAG GAGAAGGATGTCCACCAACGGGTCTTCCAGTCCGACAACGATGGAGTTGAAGAAAACACCAGTTCAGTTTGA